TTGGTGTCGACCTCGTTGATATTGATACAGATACTGATTATTAGCTCGAAACTTATACGGTTTTCTGTGTCCAAAAGTTCTCTTGGGCGTGATAGCGATGGCCACATGACAGCTATCAACCAAAACCTTGCATCTATTATGGTCATTTTCGTCTGGGCCCTGGCGTTTCTGATTCTTTTTGACAATTTTGGGTTTAATGTTGCGACTCTCATCGCTGGTTTAGGGGTTGGTGGTATTGCCATTGGTCTCGCTCTGCAAACTGTTTTAGGAGATGTTTTCGCCTCATTTGCAATCGGTTTGGACAAGCCTTTCGAAATCGGAGACTTCGTTATCCTGGGTGACTTTCTTGGGACAGTAGAACGGGTTGGGCTCAAGACGACTCGCATCAGAAGTTTAGGGGGAGAGCTTCTGATCTTTTCAAATAGCGACCTTATCAACTCCAGGATTCGAAATTACAAGAAGATGCGAGAGCGTCGCATCGTATTTAAGTTTGGAGTCACCTATGACACCGATCAATCTCAACTTGAAGATATTCCATCCACTGTGAAGTCGATCATTGATGAAGTTGAGGGGACTCGTTTCGATCGAGCGCACTTTCAACAGTTTGGCGACTTTTCGTTGGATTTTGAAGTGGTCTATTATGTCTTGAATCCCGACTATAACACTTATATGGATACTCAGCAGAAAATCAATTTCGAACTGAGACGACGCTTCATTGATGCTGGTATAAGTTTTGCTTTCCCGACTCGAACCATAGATTTTCCTGCTTGGGAAAAGTCGCTTAACGCCCCGGATAGAAACCCATCTGAGATGCAAGATAGGACATAACTTTGGTGGTCAGATAAGCGCAAAGAATACTGAATGCCAAAATGCTAATGAGGAGAGCAGCGAGAAAAATAATATCGCCTGTTCCTCTAGTATGATCCTCCTTGGCACGACGCCAAAGCTCAATATTTTTGGTGTTTGCTTTCCAGAATATATCTCCTAAGTCACCTATAATGGGTATGGTGCCAAGGGCGGTATCGAACATGACATTTAAGATCATCCTAGTGAGAGTCGATCGAGGAACTCCTCGTTGATAAGCCCTAACAATAATGTAAGTCGAAAGAAAGCCGCTGGATAAGTCCCCGATTCCAGGTACAAGGCCCAAAACTGAGTCGAGTCCAAAGTATATTTGAGTGCCGGGAACTCTCACGCTAGCGTCTAGGATGCGGGCAAGGCTGCGAGCTTCAGATTCAGGCATATCGAGTTCCTTCTGCATATTACTGTTTATGATCAATGTTGTTCTGCTGGAATATACTGTCTGATAGTTTGCTGCCATGCATCACCATGGAGGATGGTGAGCATTTCACGATTGACTCTCTCCCGTAGCTCATCGCCTGCTCTTACGGCAAACGCATACTGTTGTTTTAGTTCCTCACTAGGAATGATTGTCATGTCTTGAGTTAGGTTGAGTTTTTCTAAATAGAATCGCAAGATGGGCTCGTCATAGAGCATGGCCTTGACATCTTGGGTTTGGATGGCCTGTAGACCTTGAGTGACGCTATCAACATAAACGAGTTTGGTATTGCCAGCTTTTTTCAGAAGAATTTCGCTTGTTGAGTCGGAAATGGTAGCCACCTTATGTTGCTTGAGGTCGTCAAGCTTAGCAATTTGATTTGAAAGTGTGTCAATCGTCAAGCTGGCGGCAATAGTTGCTGTAAAGCCGCTGATGATGATGATGCTGGCAAACATCCAGACCATGGCGACGAGTCGGCCGCCAAATGTTATAGGTGTGCGATCGCCATAACCGACTGTTGTCATCGTTACAGCCGACCACCAGAGAGCATTACCTAAGCCTTTTACCACCCCTCCACCGAATTGCTCGGTATTGTGCTTTCTTTCAAAGAGCCATAGGCCTGCACCGGCGAGCAACAAAACTGAGAGTAAGGCTAAGACTGCTCCCAAGAATTCAAGCGATAGCACGCTATAGAAAAGACTCAAGATGATTGACTGATCAGATTTATCGATTGCAATAGCATATCCAGAGCTATAGATGGGATGAGTGAAATCAATACGGCTTTCCCTTTTCTCAGTCATAGTAAGGGCGGCGACGGCGATATCGATATTCTGGTTTTCTAGATCTGATACCAGTTCTTCTAAGGTTTTTTCTCTAATTTCGTATTCCAGATCGAGGTTTCTTGCGATTTTTTTCCAAAGGTCGATACTTAGCCCCGACCAATTGCCATTCTCATTTTTAACAACAAACGGTGGGGATACTTTTGTCCCAACAACGAGCACCGGCTTGTTTTCTCCAGCCGCATGAGTACTTAGGCATGTCGTTAGTAGAAAGAAGGCTAGAATCAGATGAATCATGGTTATTCCCTAGTATCATTGAACTTGGTACAGGCCGCACCCAGAACTTTAACACGGCTTGCAAAAATTCTGTATCGTCCATGTATTCGGAATAGGTTGTGCCCGTGCTGTAGCAACCCATTGTTTCATGTCAAATTGTTGGATTTGAATGTGAGCTGTGGTTAGAGAACTATCAGATAAGCAGTCTCATTGGATAATAGGTTTGGGCTTCTAGGAGTTTCCCTTGAGCTAGAGCGGAAGCACCAAGGTAATTTAGTAGTTTGGGTTTTGGGCATATATCTCCGACCAAAGAGACAAATTCAAAAGTAGTGCAGTTCGCCAAGGATCTTGCATAGAATGAGCATGATTTCAAGATCATCATCGACGACTAGGCAATGCTTCGACGGAAGTGTGTCTCCCAAAAAATTAGTGCTCGCAAGCTAGCCTGACTGGCGCCTTTTCATAGTGACAAAACTATTAAGCTGCCATACTTTTTACATCTTCTATTGCTTGCTTCAAGGTCTCGTAGGAAAACGGTTTTGCTAAGACTTTTAGGTTAAGTGCATCTTTTATCGCACGATCTACCATCTGAGGAATTCCCGTAGAAAAAATACAAACAGCTTTTGGGGAGAGATTTTGCGCTCTGATCTTTTGTAAAAGCTCCCAACCATTCATATCTGGCATCTGATAGTCGATAATAATAATGTCAAAGTCTCTGATTTTTAGAAGGTCAATGGCATCAAGACCACTCCTAGCAGTCTGAACTGCATATATTCCATCATCGACTAGATACTCACTGAGCAGGTCTAAGACGTCGGTGTCGTCATCTACTAGCAAGACCGTGGGCTTACTATCTGAAAGAGTGATCGGAGCTCCCAGGAACTCAGGAAGTTCAATAGTGAATTGGCTACCAATACTCAGTTCACTCTTTACTGTAATCCTGCCATTCATTGCTTCAATCATGGTTTTTACCAGAGGGAGGCCAAGTCCCGCACTCATATGATTTAGCTTTCCATTGTTTTGCTTGAATGCATCGAATATTTTAGTCTGTTCATCGTCAGAGATCCCTATCCCATTATCTTGAACTGTACATTTGAGCATTCTTGGATGGGAGTTGGATAGCGTTGCGGTTACTACTACAAGTCCGTGGTCAGTGAACTTCATAGCATTACTGATTAGGTTTGTAATCAGTTGCTTAAGTCTTAATTGAGGTGCATAGAATATTCCATTGACGTTGATATCCATCCTGAGTGTATTGTGATGATCTGGATATATGGCCGTACATGTCTGATTCAAATCCTGAAAAAACTCTTGGAGGTCAAACGTGCTCGGGGAGAATTGCATTTGACCAGCCTGAGTCTTGGTAAGGTCAAGAAGGTCATTTACCAAGGCAAGCATGTGCTTTCCAGATTGATGAATGGAGTGAAGATCCTTGTGAATATTGCCATATGAACCAGACTTGAGATCCTCGTCAATCAACTCGCTGTAGCCAATGATGGAGTTGATAGGGGTTCGTAGGTCATGACTCATCAATGAGAAAAACCTCACTTTGTCTTCTAGTGTTTCTGAAAGTTTGCGATTCAGTTCATTGAGTTTGCGTTCGTGTTTAGCTCGGGTGGTTTCAAAAGCGTAGAAGAAGATGAGTATAGCAATTGTCGTCGATGCCAAAGAAAGAATAAAGATTGGAACCCAGTTTTCTGGTCGGACGCCGTATAGATGTTGATTGAAATCGTGCGGCCTGGTGAAGTAGAGTACAACGATCGATCCAATTGATCCGATGGTAAAGATAAAGCCTTGTTTCCAGCCTAGAAGCAAAGTTGCGAGAATAGGTATTCCTACAATAGCGACAAGCACAGGGGATTGTAAACCTCGACCTAGATAGCCAAGGCTAAAAATGGTTAAAAGAAGAGTTGTAATTGTAATGTATGATGCCACTGCTGTGGGGATTTTTTTAGTGTAGTTCAGCCCGAACATTGAAAGGAAGATGAGGTCC
The sequence above is a segment of the Pseudobacteriovorax antillogorgiicola genome. Coding sequences within it:
- a CDS encoding mechanosensitive ion channel family protein, with translation MLQPLSELLDQKLWSIPVSDYLISASLFLSIVILAPMIIRALLNLLQKIVPDESFKDLIRNRSIRFYRWFYFVLAAMLATNSFPLPERVQFVINLVSTSLILIQILIISSKLIRFSVSKSSLGRDSDGHMTAINQNLASIMVIFVWALAFLILFDNFGFNVATLIAGLGVGGIAIGLALQTVLGDVFASFAIGLDKPFEIGDFVILGDFLGTVERVGLKTTRIRSLGGELLIFSNSDLINSRIRNYKKMRERRIVFKFGVTYDTDQSQLEDIPSTVKSIIDEVEGTRFDRAHFQQFGDFSLDFEVVYYVLNPDYNTYMDTQQKINFELRRRFIDAGISFAFPTRTIDFPAWEKSLNAPDRNPSEMQDRT
- a CDS encoding DUF4112 domain-containing protein, with amino-acid sequence MAANYQTVYSSRTTLIINSNMQKELDMPESEARSLARILDASVRVPGTQIYFGLDSVLGLVPGIGDLSSGFLSTYIIVRAYQRGVPRSTLTRMILNVMFDTALGTIPIIGDLGDIFWKANTKNIELWRRAKEDHTRGTGDIIFLAALLISILAFSILCAYLTTKVMSYLASQMGFYPGR
- a CDS encoding transporter substrate-binding domain-containing protein, whose amino-acid sequence is MIHLILAFFLLTTCLSTHAAGENKPVLVVGTKVSPPFVVKNENGNWSGLSIDLWKKIARNLDLEYEIREKTLEELVSDLENQNIDIAVAALTMTEKRESRIDFTHPIYSSGYAIAIDKSDQSIILSLFYSVLSLEFLGAVLALLSVLLLAGAGLWLFERKHNTEQFGGGVVKGLGNALWWSAVTMTTVGYGDRTPITFGGRLVAMVWMFASIIIISGFTATIAASLTIDTLSNQIAKLDDLKQHKVATISDSTSEILLKKAGNTKLVYVDSVTQGLQAIQTQDVKAMLYDEPILRFYLEKLNLTQDMTIIPSEELKQQYAFAVRAGDELRERVNREMLTILHGDAWQQTIRQYIPAEQH
- a CDS encoding hybrid sensor histidine kinase/response regulator gives rise to the protein MRTSVFNLVSASLGILLAFVLLIGSAIDPENHNALAITFLADLIFLSMFGLNYTKKIPTAVASYITITTLLLTIFSLGYLGRGLQSPVLVAIVGIPILATLLLGWKQGFIFTIGSIGSIVVLYFTRPHDFNQHLYGVRPENWVPIFILSLASTTIAILIFFYAFETTRAKHERKLNELNRKLSETLEDKVRFFSLMSHDLRTPINSIIGYSELIDEDLKSGSYGNIHKDLHSIHQSGKHMLALVNDLLDLTKTQAGQMQFSPSTFDLQEFFQDLNQTCTAIYPDHHNTLRMDINVNGIFYAPQLRLKQLITNLISNAMKFTDHGLVVVTATLSNSHPRMLKCTVQDNGIGISDDEQTKIFDAFKQNNGKLNHMSAGLGLPLVKTMIEAMNGRITVKSELSIGSQFTIELPEFLGAPITLSDSKPTVLLVDDDTDVLDLLSEYLVDDGIYAVQTARSGLDAIDLLKIRDFDIIIIDYQMPDMNGWELLQKIRAQNLSPKAVCIFSTGIPQMVDRAIKDALNLKVLAKPFSYETLKQAIEDVKSMAA